The Candidatus Nitrosotalea sinensis genome contains a region encoding:
- a CDS encoding zinc ribbon domain-containing protein: MKVFNGKTAADDYMSSHTLTFSTPELTLTRFAFWLGDMVPDPKNPGQQMPRIMNFVEERDFAPTPLVDDDTFVPTGAMKTIGGLYGGISTAESSTKFCTECGSKISVSAKFCTECGANQD, encoded by the coding sequence ATGAAGGTATTCAATGGTAAAACTGCGGCAGATGATTACATGTCTAGTCATACATTGACTTTTTCCACACCAGAGCTTACACTGACAAGATTTGCATTTTGGCTGGGAGACATGGTTCCTGATCCAAAAAATCCTGGCCAGCAGATGCCAAGAATAATGAACTTTGTAGAAGAAAGAGATTTTGCTCCTACCCCGCTTGTGGATGATGACACCTTTGTACCCACTGGTGCAATGAAGACAATTGGTGGGCTTTATGGAGGAATCAGTACTGCAGAGTCAAGTACCAAGTTTTGTACCGAATGTGGTTCAAAGATATCAGTATCTGCCAAGTTTTGTACTGAATGTGGCGCAAACCAAGATTAG
- a CDS encoding zinc-ribbon domain-containing protein produces the protein MSFGDIDTLNLLFDKLQNLLNDTQGYYESFLDANTMYKQGKLSDKEFFEKLGDYVVSYSSLEFLSVKVIFELKKSLDKISSGRASGSTVPSPMPPGMGPQASQVSVSTLPGPGQPPSIISAAAAFSTPGELPRPDPALMPKSSSGPVCSSCNSSVKPNAKFCPKCGNKI, from the coding sequence ATGTCTTTTGGAGATATTGATACTCTAAACCTTCTATTTGACAAACTGCAAAATTTGCTAAATGATACACAAGGATACTATGAATCGTTCCTTGATGCCAATACCATGTACAAGCAAGGAAAGCTCTCCGACAAGGAGTTTTTTGAAAAACTAGGCGACTATGTTGTCTCATACTCATCACTAGAGTTTCTCTCAGTAAAGGTAATCTTTGAGCTCAAAAAATCACTAGATAAAATATCAAGCGGTCGTGCATCAGGTTCTACAGTACCAAGTCCAATGCCGCCTGGCATGGGACCTCAAGCCTCTCAAGTATCAGTCTCTACATTGCCTGGTCCCGGACAACCACCATCTATAATATCTGCAGCTGCAGCATTCTCAACACCGGGTGAGCTTCCACGACCTGACCCTGCATTGATGCCAAAAAGCTCAAGCGGTCCAGTATGCAGTTCCTGCAATTCTTCTGTAAAACCTAACGCCAAATTCTGTCCCAAGTGTGGAAACAAGATCTAA
- the trxA gene encoding thioredoxin, which yields MDKAKPVNSNNWEKEVIASPIPVFVDFWAEWCGPCRMVSPVIEELANEYAGKINFVKVNVDESNDLASKYNVFSIPTLALFNKGQVVAQQIGAASKGSYKNMIDNALSKI from the coding sequence ATGGATAAAGCAAAACCTGTAAATTCAAATAACTGGGAAAAAGAAGTTATTGCTTCTCCGATTCCTGTGTTTGTAGATTTCTGGGCTGAATGGTGTGGTCCATGCAGGATGGTAAGTCCTGTAATAGAAGAGCTTGCCAATGAATATGCAGGAAAGATCAACTTTGTTAAGGTTAACGTTGACGAAAGCAACGATCTTGCATCAAAGTACAATGTCTTTAGCATACCAACACTTGCATTGTTCAACAAGGGCCAGGTTGTAGCACAACAAATAGGTGCAGCCTCAAAAGGTTCCTACAAGAACATGATAGACAATGCTCTTTCAAAAATCTAA
- a CDS encoding DEAD/DEAH box helicase: MTTFEELGLKGTILTALNEIGFREPFPIQAGAIPVLLSGQDVIGQAHTGTGKTAAFSLPIIQNVTPRGGVQALIIAPTRELAVQISDEITKFSRHSGIRNVTIYGGQSMNVQLQELSRGVEIVVATPGRLIDHIKRGSIKLQKVKWVVLDEADTMLDMGFIEDIKFVLDLVPEDHINALFSATMPAAILMLAEKYMKNPQKIFIDSDDLSGEGIEQAFLVIKDREKTDYLFKFIKENGAGQTIVFCSTKDRTRRVAHELEHARFNTVSIQGDMSQFRRDKAMYLFKKGKADILVATDVAARGIDVPKVALVINYDVPNQDMVYFHRIGRTARAGEKGRAITLVSYSSIGDFKAISNQTKVQMKDLNKELGIEVNIPDPLKREVHARRSFGRPGGGYRSGGGYGRSGGGYGRGGDRRDRRRSGDRNYYGLRSRW, translated from the coding sequence TTGACCACGTTTGAAGAACTAGGACTAAAAGGTACCATACTTACTGCTCTAAATGAAATTGGTTTTCGTGAACCATTCCCAATACAAGCAGGCGCAATTCCAGTGCTCCTGTCAGGACAGGATGTCATAGGACAAGCACACACAGGAACAGGAAAGACTGCAGCATTCTCATTACCAATAATACAAAATGTAACTCCAAGGGGAGGAGTACAAGCATTAATCATTGCACCAACAAGAGAGCTTGCAGTACAAATCTCTGATGAGATAACAAAATTCTCAAGACATTCTGGAATCAGAAATGTAACAATCTATGGAGGCCAGAGCATGAATGTACAACTGCAAGAGCTATCAAGAGGTGTAGAAATTGTTGTTGCCACCCCAGGACGTCTAATTGATCACATCAAACGCGGTTCCATTAAACTACAAAAAGTCAAGTGGGTCGTACTTGACGAGGCAGATACCATGCTTGACATGGGATTCATTGAAGATATCAAATTTGTACTGGACCTTGTGCCAGAAGATCACATTAACGCATTATTCTCTGCTACCATGCCTGCAGCAATTCTAATGCTTGCAGAAAAGTACATGAAAAACCCACAAAAAATATTCATTGATTCTGATGACCTCAGTGGAGAGGGAATCGAACAAGCATTTCTTGTAATCAAAGACAGGGAAAAGACTGATTATTTGTTCAAATTCATAAAAGAAAACGGTGCAGGACAGACAATTGTATTTTGTTCCACCAAGGACAGAACAAGGCGAGTTGCACACGAGCTTGAGCATGCCAGATTCAATACAGTATCAATCCAAGGAGACATGTCACAGTTTAGACGAGACAAGGCAATGTATCTATTCAAAAAAGGCAAGGCAGACATCCTAGTTGCCACAGATGTAGCAGCTAGAGGAATTGATGTACCAAAAGTTGCACTAGTGATAAACTATGATGTTCCAAACCAGGACATGGTCTATTTCCACAGAATCGGAAGAACTGCTCGTGCAGGAGAAAAGGGCAGAGCAATCACACTTGTATCATATTCATCAATAGGTGATTTCAAAGCAATATCAAACCAAACAAAGGTCCAGATGAAGGACCTCAACAAGGAACTTGGAATCGAGGTCAATATCCCAGATCCACTAAAAAGAGAAGTGCATGCAAGAAGAAGCTTTGGCAGACCAGGTGGAGGATATCGATCTGGTGGTGGATACGGCAGATCTGGAGGAGGTTATGGAAGAGGCGGAGACAGACGAGACAGACGAAGATCTGGCGATAGGAACTATTACGGATTACGAAGTCGCTGGTAA
- a CDS encoding zinc-ribbon domain-containing protein produces the protein MSSELRLKKLRGSGGFVMATVNDDQQRKGNLGGPDLFLAPVGRLDSEKISKYYCNTCEKEYEGSPKIEYESPNEMVAENLVLLEKGQYICTTCGSILAEYRNFSKPDEAASVGAAIPVVDTPSISASVSTTSVPSVTPQVETAKPGSVKTFSSIAGLGVYDTEARKVGIVKEMGIQPDQSSIVLVVTKNDGTETTVKWDEIRKIGEIVLLGSTLESSSSKCVKCGYTNSQGSKFCESCGNKLK, from the coding sequence ATGAGCAGCGAATTGAGATTAAAAAAATTAAGAGGATCTGGAGGCTTTGTAATGGCCACAGTAAATGATGATCAACAGAGAAAGGGAAATCTTGGAGGACCAGACTTGTTTTTGGCTCCAGTTGGAAGATTAGATTCTGAGAAGATTTCCAAGTATTATTGCAACACATGTGAAAAAGAATACGAAGGAAGTCCAAAGATAGAATATGAAAGTCCAAACGAGATGGTTGCAGAAAATCTAGTTTTGCTTGAAAAAGGGCAGTACATCTGTACCACATGTGGCTCGATTCTTGCAGAGTATAGAAACTTTAGTAAACCAGATGAAGCCGCATCAGTTGGAGCTGCAATACCTGTTGTTGATACTCCAAGTATTTCTGCCAGTGTTTCTACTACAAGTGTTCCAAGTGTTACACCACAAGTAGAGACTGCAAAGCCAGGCAGTGTAAAGACATTTAGCTCTATTGCAGGCCTTGGTGTTTATGATACTGAAGCAAGAAAGGTTGGCATTGTAAAAGAGATGGGCATTCAGCCTGATCAATCAAGTATAGTCCTAGTTGTGACAAAAAATGATGGAACTGAAACTACAGTCAAGTGGGATGAGATAAGAAAAATTGGCGAGATTGTATTACTTGGAAGTACACTTGAGAGCAGCAGTTCCAAATGTGTCAAGTGTGGATACACAAACAGCCAAGGATCAAAGTTTTGTGAGAGCTGTGGAAACAAGCTCAAGTAA
- a CDS encoding signal peptidase I has product MSKLSLKSGIVKDIIIVVIGIAIIWIGLRVAFGTENPFYVVSSGSMIPNLNIFDVIVVQGHVSFDQLKVGDIIVFNRPDGHDKVIVHRVAEILNKDPLVIRTKGDANPGSIPGTDFPITKGDYIGKVVYVVPQIGYVTRILTPPINYIIIAVIIGIMLVKQFGKPKSGTDILSEKKDSTENPDSKSLTGDNSYTGIEPEDKSSDDKADLR; this is encoded by the coding sequence TTGAGTAAACTTTCTCTCAAATCAGGTATTGTAAAGGACATCATAATAGTAGTAATAGGTATTGCAATAATTTGGATTGGATTAAGAGTTGCATTTGGAACTGAAAATCCGTTTTACGTGGTATCAAGCGGAAGCATGATACCAAACTTGAACATATTTGATGTCATAGTTGTACAAGGGCATGTCAGTTTTGACCAGCTTAAAGTCGGAGATATCATTGTATTTAACAGGCCAGATGGGCATGACAAGGTCATAGTGCATAGGGTAGCGGAGATACTAAACAAGGACCCCTTGGTAATACGAACAAAGGGAGATGCAAATCCTGGTTCTATACCTGGAACTGACTTTCCAATCACAAAAGGCGACTATATTGGCAAAGTAGTTTATGTGGTTCCCCAGATAGGCTATGTGACAAGAATACTTACTCCTCCAATTAACTACATCATAATTGCTGTAATCATTGGAATAATGCTTGTAAAGCAGTTTGGAAAACCAAAATCCGGTACAGATATTCTCTCAGAGAAAAAAGACTCTACAGAGAATCCAGACAGCAAAAGTCTTACAGGAGACAATTCCTATACAGGTATAGAACCAGAAGACAAGTCTTCAGATGATAAAGCAGATTTGAGATAA